A window from Drosophila mauritiana strain mau12 unplaced genomic scaffold, ASM438214v1 Y_31, whole genome shotgun sequence encodes these proteins:
- the LOC117150090 gene encoding stellate protein CG33238-like, with protein sequence MVAAQLIHRCHYGINNNNSIWIKGNEFLCRVPIDYIQETFNQMGLEYFTETLQVILNPVFDSSLDWVFGDEEKWYGMIPARYIMSERGADDMRQKYERGDFEVCPKLSCRQKTLPVGPSDVCGKSNVKIFCPRCNDFYELRSDKQLDGAMFGTSFSHNFFAQRPN encoded by the exons ATGGTTGCGGCACAACTGATAcatagatgtcattatggcata aacaacaacaacagcatctggatcaagggcaacgagttcctctgccgcgtgcccatcgactacattcaggagacgttcaaccagatgggcctggagtacttcaccgagacactgcaagtgatcctgaatccggtgttcgacagttccttggactgggtcttcggcgatgaggagaagtggtacggcatgatccCCGCCCGATACATCATGTCGGAGAGAGGCGCGGATGatatgcgccaaaagtatgagagaggggacttcgaagtgtgtccaaagctctcctgtaggcagaaaacccttcctgtgggccccagcgacgtgtgtggcaagtccaacgtgaaaatcttctgccctcgctgtaacgacttttacgagctgcgatccgataaacagctggacggagcaatgttcgggaccagcttctcgcacaacttcttcgcgcagcggccgaac
- the LOC117150089 gene encoding stellate orphon protein at 12D-like, with protein sequence GIKGNECLCRVPIDYIQETFNQMGLEYFTETLQVILNPVFDSSLDWVFGDEEKWYGMIPARYIMSERGADDMRQKYERGDFEVCPKLSCRQKTLPVGPSDVCGKSNVKIFCPRCNDFYELRSDTQLDGAMFGTSFSHNFFAQRPN encoded by the coding sequence gggatcaagggcaacgagtgcctctgccgcgtgcccatcgactacattcaggagacgttcaaccagatgggcctggagtacttcaccgagacactgcaagtgatcctgaatccggtgttcgacagttccttggactgggtcttcggcgatgaggagaagtggtacggcatgatccCCGCCCGATACATCATGTCGGAGAGAGGCGCGGATGatatgcgccaaaagtatgagagaggggacttcgaagtgtgtccaaagctctcctgtaggcagaaaacccttcctgtgggccccagcgacgtgtgtggcaagtccaacgtgaaaatcttctgccctcgctgtaacgacttttacgagctgcgatccgatacacagctggacggagcaatgttcgggaccagcttctcgcacaacttcttcgcgcagcggccgaac